ttgataaacttgatgttatctatATCCCTCCTCCTACGCTCCCTGGCTTTTGCAATCCTGTAGATATCATTTGCTCCTTCTTTAGAGTCTAGTTTCTTATACAAATTTTCATACGCCTTATCTTTTGCCCGTGCAACAGCCTTCTTAGCTTCTGTTTTGGCTTCTCTATATCTCTCTTTTGCCCTAGTTCTATCATCATGTGTCCCCTCCCAGCAagtaatgagctccctaaacctcagTTGCTTAAGCGCGACTTTGGTTTGAACCTCGTCACTAATCCACCAAGATTCTCTAAATGACTTATGTC
This window of the Rutidosis leptorrhynchoides isolate AG116_Rl617_1_P2 chromosome 7, CSIRO_AGI_Rlap_v1, whole genome shotgun sequence genome carries:
- the LOC139860210 gene encoding uncharacterized protein, with the translated sequence MDLVLQRRVTRCVRPAQPRILWKNLNEVKAETFKASVLERVEAGVDTVTHGDADQMWNSLAATIRDVAKEALGVAVGTSRGHKSFRESWWISDEVQTKVALKQLRFRELITCWEGTHDDRTRAKERYREAKTEAKKAVARAKDKAYENLYKKLDSKEGANDIYRIAKARERRRRDIDNIKFIKDEAGQTIVKEDEIRKRRE